In Synechococcus sp. UW69, the following are encoded in one genomic region:
- a CDS encoding DUF3598 family protein, translated as MTDQWTLNRRNFAGHWQGCGHWFERDGADRLDLQHPSRRIDPTTYAISFSDDDHGVWDGSGLAFAPGGHATYPISRAKYNAGGGCWQFPGAGGQSSLGLDADRPRFGHEINLFCGRSRSMLVLLWEPRNGRWRLQRVGAVGFRCRLSPDPEPERPACGTPEALLDLVKGWSGERQTLRPQLGVNAEAEDAAPVVFDAHQFLHNDCSAVMPDGLVFSVPSEISAEPFSLEIAGRLGAELFQQVSIHFDASGQLLAWERRCFRPATVQKIR; from the coding sequence ATGACTGATCAATGGACCCTCAACCGTCGCAATTTCGCCGGCCACTGGCAGGGCTGTGGCCACTGGTTTGAACGCGACGGCGCCGATCGGCTGGACCTACAGCATCCATCCCGCCGGATTGACCCCACCACATACGCGATTTCCTTTTCCGATGATGACCACGGGGTCTGGGATGGGTCGGGGCTGGCGTTTGCTCCCGGTGGCCATGCCACCTATCCCATCAGCCGAGCCAAATACAACGCCGGTGGCGGTTGTTGGCAGTTTCCCGGGGCGGGGGGCCAGTCCAGCCTGGGGTTGGATGCCGATCGTCCGCGCTTCGGCCACGAGATCAACCTGTTTTGCGGTCGCTCCCGCTCGATGCTGGTGCTGCTCTGGGAACCGCGGAACGGCCGTTGGCGCTTGCAGCGCGTTGGGGCGGTGGGCTTTCGTTGTCGTCTGAGCCCCGATCCCGAACCCGAGCGTCCCGCATGCGGGACACCCGAGGCTCTGCTGGATTTGGTGAAGGGATGGAGCGGTGAGCGGCAGACGCTGCGACCTCAGCTGGGGGTGAACGCCGAGGCCGAGGACGCTGCTCCCGTGGTGTTTGATGCGCACCAATTTCTCCACAATGACTGCTCAGCCGTGATGCCCGATGGCTTGGTGTTCTCGGTGCCCAGTGAAATTTCAGCGGAGCCTTTCAGCTTGGAGATCGCTGGACGTCTCGGCGCTGAGTTGTTTCAGCAGGTCAGCATCCATTTCGATGCATCGGGCCAGCTCTTGGCCTGGGAGCGCCGATGCTTTCGCCCAGCGACGGTTCAGAAGATTCGCTGA
- a CDS encoding molybdenum cofactor biosynthesis protein MoaE, with translation MTSCCVEVCPDPFDPWQQLANWSGDAAAAAIFIGRVRPTTMDGRPLQALELEHFPGLCERQITAMAQRLQQEHRVGPILVLHRVGRLAPGDPIVLVAVQADRRGAAQRCSAALLEQLKHQAPFWKREWCSGQGTWLAANTPL, from the coding sequence ATGACCAGTTGTTGTGTGGAGGTGTGCCCGGATCCCTTTGATCCTTGGCAGCAGCTTGCGAACTGGAGTGGGGATGCCGCGGCCGCGGCGATCTTCATTGGTCGGGTGCGTCCCACCACCATGGATGGCCGGCCTCTGCAGGCGCTTGAGCTGGAGCACTTCCCCGGCCTTTGCGAACGTCAGATCACGGCCATGGCACAGCGTTTGCAGCAGGAGCACCGGGTGGGACCGATTTTGGTGCTGCATCGGGTGGGGAGGCTCGCCCCTGGGGACCCGATTGTGCTGGTGGCGGTCCAGGCGGATCGGCGCGGCGCGGCGCAGCGCTGCTCTGCCGCGTTATTGGAGCAACTCAAGCATCAGGCCCCGTTCTGGAAGCGGGAGTGGTGCAGCGGTCAGGGAACCTGGCTGGCGGCAAATACGCCGCTCTGA
- the glp gene encoding gephyrin-like molybdotransferase Glp, with product MFGSAEPYGREGLPLEDARRRVLAAIEPITASSTVPLQEALGRVSAAAVLASAAVPGFPASIMDGYALGQSHQPKLGETWKLKGRSAAGQPFNGTLANGDAIRILTGAPLPDGAGWVLPQELITVDGNTLQLAKEASDRPWIRPKDEECRPGDLLLAAGQRLGSADLARLAGCGIAELAVVPQPRIGLLISGDELVPPGTARHPGAIWESNGTLLETMLQALGQSVTQRRVVADQPNALRQALLDLANDCDVVVSTGGVSAGDTDWIRPLVAELGAVDFWKLFLRPGRPFAFGSIGEGVPFFGLPGNPVAAAVTALQLLWPALQALEGQIEPELFPRVMVELADPLSRRPGRPELARARLDTNAAGALLARVDGSQASSRIGSLQRADLLLELPAEAGSLQSGTRLWAQVIRQRIF from the coding sequence GTGTTTGGAAGCGCTGAGCCGTACGGACGCGAAGGTCTACCCCTGGAGGATGCACGCCGACGGGTTCTGGCGGCAATCGAGCCGATCACGGCCAGCAGCACGGTGCCCCTCCAGGAGGCCCTCGGCCGCGTGAGCGCAGCAGCTGTGCTGGCCAGCGCGGCCGTTCCGGGGTTTCCGGCCTCAATTATGGATGGCTATGCCTTGGGGCAGAGCCACCAGCCCAAGCTCGGAGAGACCTGGAAGCTGAAAGGGCGCTCCGCCGCAGGCCAACCCTTCAACGGAACCCTGGCCAACGGCGATGCGATTCGGATCCTCACCGGAGCTCCACTGCCGGACGGTGCCGGCTGGGTGCTGCCCCAGGAGCTCATCACAGTGGACGGCAACACCCTCCAGCTGGCGAAAGAAGCGTCGGATCGTCCCTGGATTCGCCCGAAGGACGAGGAATGCCGGCCGGGGGACCTGCTGCTGGCCGCTGGACAGCGATTGGGGTCCGCCGATCTCGCACGCCTCGCCGGCTGCGGCATCGCCGAATTGGCCGTTGTGCCGCAACCCCGCATCGGGCTGCTGATCAGCGGGGACGAACTGGTGCCACCCGGAACAGCGCGGCACCCCGGTGCCATCTGGGAGAGCAACGGCACGCTTCTGGAGACGATGCTCCAGGCCCTCGGGCAGTCGGTGACCCAGCGACGGGTGGTGGCCGATCAACCCAACGCCCTGCGGCAGGCCCTGCTTGATCTGGCCAACGACTGCGACGTGGTGGTGAGTACCGGAGGCGTCTCCGCCGGCGATACCGACTGGATCCGACCGCTGGTGGCGGAGCTGGGTGCCGTGGACTTCTGGAAACTGTTCCTTCGCCCGGGTCGCCCCTTCGCCTTTGGAAGCATCGGTGAAGGCGTGCCGTTTTTCGGACTACCGGGCAATCCCGTGGCGGCGGCGGTCACCGCCCTGCAACTGCTCTGGCCCGCCCTGCAGGCCCTGGAGGGGCAGATCGAACCGGAGCTGTTCCCCCGGGTGATGGTGGAACTCGCCGACCCTTTAAGCCGCCGACCGGGACGGCCGGAACTGGCCCGAGCCCGCCTCGACACCAACGCCGCAGGAGCCCTGCTGGCACGGGTGGATGGCTCGCAGGCCTCCTCCCGAATCGGCTCCCTGCAACGGGCCGATCTTCTGTTGGAACTACCGGCGGAGGCCGGCTCCTTGCAAAGCGGTACGCGCCTCTGGGCCCAGGTGATCCGTCAGCGAATCTTCTGA
- the moaB gene encoding molybdenum cofactor biosynthesis protein B produces the protein MGLSIALLTISDTRTLADDSSGDQLLRSLEAADHRLHERRLCPDDRYQIRSELSRWIADPAVDVVITSGGTGLTGRDGTPEAVAPLLDKTIEGFGELFRVLSFESIGTSTLQSRCLAGVANGTFVFVLPGSLDAVTTAWDRLIRAQLDTNTRPCNLAQLRARLKE, from the coding sequence ATGGGCCTGTCCATCGCCCTGCTCACCATCTCCGACACACGCACCCTGGCGGACGACAGCAGCGGAGATCAGCTGCTGCGCAGCCTTGAAGCCGCCGACCATCGGCTTCACGAGCGAAGACTCTGCCCCGATGATCGCTATCAAATCCGCAGTGAACTGAGCCGCTGGATCGCCGATCCCGCGGTTGATGTGGTGATCACCAGTGGGGGTACCGGTCTGACCGGCCGCGATGGCACCCCCGAAGCCGTGGCACCTCTGCTGGACAAAACAATCGAAGGATTCGGGGAACTGTTTCGCGTGCTCTCCTTCGAGAGCATCGGCACCAGCACCCTGCAAAGCCGCTGCCTTGCCGGCGTGGCCAACGGCACCTTTGTGTTTGTGCTGCCGGGTTCTCTGGATGCGGTGACCACGGCTTGGGACCGGCTCATCCGTGCTCAGCTCGATACCAACACCCGGCCGTGCAACCTGGCCCAGCTCCGGGCTCGCTTGAAGGAATAG
- the cobA gene encoding uroporphyrinogen-III C-methyltransferase, with translation MSIAEQSGTVYLVGAGPGDPELLTLKAHRLLRECDALVYDSLVPEEVLDLVPDACERRFVGKRRGHHSVPQPSTNAVLVEMAQKHSTVVRLKGGDPFLFGRGGEEAAYLAERNISVQVVPGVTAGIAAPAYAGIPVTHRRAGSSVTFVTGHEEIDKRRPSVDWRALAAASDGLVIYMGLHNLPRIAEELMAGGLASTTPVAVIQQGTVAGQRCLKATLVDVADQCRAQAFKSPSIVVVGEVIDQQVEACMPTPAAVTMPIPF, from the coding sequence GTGAGCATCGCTGAACAATCCGGAACCGTTTATCTGGTGGGAGCCGGTCCTGGCGATCCCGAGTTGCTCACGCTGAAGGCGCATCGGCTGCTTCGCGAGTGCGATGCCCTGGTGTACGACTCGCTGGTGCCCGAGGAAGTGCTGGATCTTGTCCCTGATGCCTGCGAACGCCGTTTTGTCGGCAAGCGTCGTGGGCATCATTCAGTGCCGCAACCGAGCACCAACGCCGTGCTCGTGGAAATGGCCCAGAAACACAGCACGGTGGTGCGGTTGAAGGGGGGTGATCCCTTTCTGTTTGGTCGTGGAGGTGAAGAAGCGGCTTACTTGGCGGAAAGGAACATCTCTGTTCAGGTGGTCCCGGGCGTGACAGCCGGCATCGCTGCCCCTGCTTATGCCGGAATTCCCGTCACGCACAGGCGGGCGGGGTCATCGGTGACCTTCGTCACCGGTCATGAGGAAATCGACAAGCGCCGTCCCTCTGTGGATTGGCGTGCCTTGGCCGCTGCCAGTGACGGCTTGGTGATTTACATGGGATTGCACAATCTGCCCCGGATCGCGGAGGAACTGATGGCGGGTGGTTTGGCTTCGACAACTCCCGTGGCGGTGATCCAGCAGGGCACGGTGGCGGGGCAGCGTTGCCTCAAAGCAACCTTGGTTGACGTTGCCGATCAATGCCGAGCGCAAGCCTTCAAGTCACCCTCGATCGTTGTGGTTGGTGAGGTGATTGATCAGCAGGTTGAGGCCTGCATGCCCACACCGGCAGCGGTCACGATGCCGATTCCGTTCTGA
- a CDS encoding NAD-dependent epimerase/dehydratase family protein — MDLTIVGCGYVGLALAERLQLRRPQLRLTLTTTSSERLEHLSSLADRVRVCDATNPAQLLDALQQSSSAVFCLGPKGDRQVDADGYRHTFVDSFRCLKSLLPQLPNLRQILYTSSCSVYGDAQGDWVDEQTPPDPGRGHSDVLLESEQLLNSISDRRVCILRLGALYGPGRDLDRRLRGLAGLERPGSGGSYSNWLHVADAAGALEAAMDGEWASVVNVVNDEPILLRNLVERSLRRQGLAPVHWLGQDDPSSAGRRIRNTRLKQLGYQLQHPSVDQSGVFAASQVP, encoded by the coding sequence ATGGACCTCACGATCGTTGGCTGCGGGTATGTGGGGCTTGCCCTGGCGGAGCGGCTGCAACTGAGACGGCCACAGCTAAGGCTGACGCTGACCACCACCAGCAGCGAACGGCTGGAGCACCTCAGCTCCTTGGCGGATCGGGTGAGGGTGTGCGATGCCACCAACCCTGCCCAATTGCTGGACGCACTGCAGCAGAGCAGCAGCGCCGTGTTCTGCCTCGGTCCCAAGGGAGATCGCCAGGTGGATGCCGACGGCTACCGCCACACCTTCGTCGACAGCTTCCGCTGCCTGAAGTCGCTGTTGCCACAACTGCCGAATCTTCGACAGATTCTCTACACGAGCAGTTGCTCGGTGTACGGCGATGCCCAGGGTGACTGGGTGGATGAGCAAACGCCGCCCGACCCGGGCCGCGGCCATAGCGATGTTCTGCTGGAAAGCGAGCAACTGCTCAACAGCATCAGCGACCGGCGCGTTTGCATCCTGCGCCTCGGAGCGCTGTACGGCCCCGGCCGCGATCTGGATCGACGTTTGCGCGGACTCGCCGGCCTGGAACGCCCCGGCAGCGGAGGCTCTTACAGCAACTGGCTGCATGTGGCGGATGCCGCCGGTGCCCTGGAAGCAGCAATGGATGGTGAATGGGCCAGCGTGGTGAATGTGGTCAACGACGAACCGATCCTGCTGCGGAATCTCGTGGAGCGAAGCCTGCGACGCCAAGGGCTGGCACCGGTGCACTGGCTTGGACAAGACGATCCGAGTTCAGCGGGCCGACGGATCCGCAACACCCGGCTCAAACAGCTGGGCTACCAACTGCAGCACCCAAGCGTTGATCAGAGCGGCGTATTTGCCGCCAGCCAGGTTCCCTGA
- a CDS encoding DNA mismatch repair protein MutS → MTSAGRVIDPWPLLRNDASDGRRRGLHLVVHGRSGGAVPDCLASLPPLLARRRSAPVQLEVLTAEQAVSPPLQPAWIVPLLLLPGAHARTDVPAIRDRLHGVGASVRLLPFLGAWTSWWDAVLSALPLPERRDAVLVHHPLRPGVADRFLTMLSSRLALPLVSFDAWPEFQQRHPRARPLPLALAPNRMTEALSEAGGLPPLLEHPPTRQALIDLLVSLP, encoded by the coding sequence ATGACATCAGCCGGCAGGGTCATCGATCCGTGGCCATTGCTACGGAATGACGCTTCCGATGGGAGACGGCGTGGTTTGCATCTCGTGGTGCATGGCCGCAGTGGCGGTGCTGTTCCCGACTGTTTGGCATCCCTGCCGCCTCTTCTGGCTAGGCGGCGATCGGCGCCGGTACAGCTCGAGGTGCTGACAGCTGAACAGGCCGTTTCGCCTCCTCTCCAACCCGCTTGGATCGTTCCTTTGCTGTTGCTGCCTGGAGCTCACGCCCGAACGGACGTGCCGGCAATTCGGGACAGGCTTCATGGAGTTGGGGCCAGTGTGCGTTTGCTGCCCTTTCTCGGTGCATGGACCTCCTGGTGGGACGCTGTGCTGTCAGCGCTTCCTCTGCCTGAACGCCGTGATGCCGTGCTGGTGCACCATCCTCTCCGTCCCGGTGTGGCGGATCGGTTTCTCACGATGCTGTCGTCTCGATTGGCGTTGCCGTTGGTTTCCTTCGATGCCTGGCCGGAGTTCCAGCAGCGCCATCCCCGCGCCCGGCCACTCCCGTTGGCTCTAGCTCCGAATCGCATGACGGAGGCGTTAAGCGAAGCTGGTGGATTGCCTCCTCTGCTGGAGCATCCCCCCACCCGTCAGGCCTTGATCGATCTGCTTGTTTCTCTGCCGTGA
- a CDS encoding MoaD/ThiS family protein, which produces MDAVLKVLLFASLRERAGWAERSLPFTPGVSTAREVWNQLDLGPLEGISIAVNQELVGANQRLQAGDELAFLPPFTGG; this is translated from the coding sequence ATGGACGCGGTGCTGAAGGTGCTGTTGTTCGCCTCCCTCCGAGAACGTGCCGGTTGGGCGGAGCGTTCCCTCCCCTTCACGCCAGGGGTATCAACGGCCCGTGAGGTCTGGAACCAGTTGGATCTTGGCCCGCTCGAGGGCATCAGCATTGCGGTCAATCAGGAGTTGGTCGGTGCGAATCAGCGGTTGCAGGCCGGTGATGAGCTGGCCTTTCTTCCACCGTTCACGGGGGGTTGA